In Cytophagia bacterium CHB2, one genomic interval encodes:
- a CDS encoding TonB-dependent receptor has protein sequence MFLPMLPVRKPYQRLHRWPGRMRAMILVFLLSVFSVGHAGTTGKLSGRVLDKQKEPLPGASIVLVGTTLGAAADLDGYYNILNIPPGTYRVQYSIIGYQTMVIQNILITSDKTTIQNVELSEETLAGEEVVVTAQRPVVETNLTSSVATVTSENIATLPVQELNDVVNLQAGVVDGHFRGGRLGEVQYQINGVTVNNPYDNSSTLRIDRSLLQEVQVISGTFDAEYGQAMSGVVNAVLKTGSDYFKWNAEAFASDYMFTSGDRRRVDDEFRPLSLQNYQLSVSGPTGLPKTFFIVSGRRYVNDGYIYGIRAFNPTDRADFETRVFTPTGDSAEVPLEYSREWSGLVKITNRSWNSLELSYQALGNWIDNKRYNFGFFYNPDGASKQRTYSFVHGFDVTHTVSKNTFYNLSFRQNLFDYQDFVYEDFYDARYDAAGPAKGDANYNIGLTVQGVDFTRFKQRTNSYVFKGSLTSQVKRDHLLKIGAEFQYSDLRFGVPGLIYSPGGTLIERRLVSTPLFSFQELETYKPIAFSAYAQDQIEWQDLIVRAGARWEYFDARATLPSDLQNPANAIAGAPLSSPKATTAKSSLAPRIGVSYPISTTAALFFAYGHFYQYPGLGQLFNNSDYSLLSELQAGASNYSVFGNPDIKPERTVQYEFGYKHAITDFLGLDFSIFYKDIRDLLGVEFISTYAAAEYARLTNVDFGNVLGFTIALDQRRLGLISTMLDYTWQRAQGNSSDPRETATRASAGEDPRPRQVPLNWDQRHTLNATITMDKPGNFSLSTIIRYGGGQPFTPEIGSGFGADLEANSGRKPAFVLVDVRAEKFFKFAGFNMSVFGRGFNVLDGRFSNGFVFSNTGSPDYSLNPETDRTTLADPNRYYPPRRIEVGLTVGAR, from the coding sequence ATGTTCCTTCCAATGCTCCCAGTCCGCAAACCTTACCAGCGCTTGCACAGATGGCCGGGGCGAATGCGCGCAATGATTTTGGTTTTTTTGCTCAGCGTTTTTTCTGTTGGCCATGCCGGTACCACCGGCAAACTCTCTGGCCGCGTATTGGACAAGCAGAAAGAGCCTCTTCCCGGAGCGAGCATCGTTCTGGTGGGAACGACCCTCGGCGCCGCGGCGGATCTCGATGGCTATTACAACATCCTCAACATCCCGCCCGGCACGTATCGCGTGCAGTACAGCATCATCGGCTATCAAACGATGGTGATCCAAAACATTTTGATTACCAGCGATAAGACCACCATACAAAACGTCGAGTTGAGCGAGGAAACGCTTGCCGGCGAGGAAGTGGTGGTGACGGCGCAGCGTCCGGTCGTGGAGACGAATCTGACCAGTTCCGTGGCCACGGTCACCAGCGAGAACATCGCCACGCTGCCGGTGCAGGAGTTGAATGACGTGGTGAATCTGCAGGCGGGCGTGGTGGACGGCCATTTTCGCGGCGGCCGTCTCGGCGAGGTGCAATACCAGATCAACGGCGTCACGGTCAACAATCCCTATGACAACAGCTCGACTTTGCGCATCGACCGCTCGCTGTTGCAGGAGGTGCAAGTCATCAGCGGCACGTTCGACGCGGAATATGGCCAGGCCATGAGCGGCGTGGTCAATGCTGTGCTGAAAACCGGTTCGGATTATTTTAAATGGAACGCCGAAGCATTTGCAAGCGATTACATGTTTACCAGCGGGGATCGCCGCCGGGTGGATGACGAGTTTCGCCCGCTTTCTCTGCAAAATTATCAACTCAGTGTGAGCGGCCCGACCGGCCTGCCCAAAACGTTTTTTATTGTCAGCGGGCGGCGCTACGTTAATGACGGTTACATCTACGGCATTCGGGCATTCAATCCCACCGATCGCGCGGATTTTGAAACCCGGGTGTTCACGCCCACCGGCGACAGCGCCGAGGTGCCGCTGGAATACTCGCGTGAATGGTCGGGTCTGGTGAAAATCACCAACCGCTCGTGGAACAGCCTGGAGTTGTCGTATCAAGCGTTGGGTAATTGGATCGACAACAAGCGCTACAATTTTGGTTTTTTTTATAACCCCGACGGCGCTTCCAAACAGCGCACCTACTCGTTCGTTCATGGCTTCGATGTGACGCATACGGTTTCGAAAAACACGTTTTATAATTTAAGCTTTCGCCAAAATCTTTTTGACTATCAAGACTTCGTGTATGAAGATTTTTATGACGCGCGCTATGACGCGGCCGGCCCGGCGAAAGGCGACGCCAACTACAACATCGGCCTCACCGTGCAAGGCGTCGATTTCACACGCTTCAAACAACGCACGAACAGCTACGTTTTCAAGGGCAGCCTGACCAGCCAGGTTAAGCGTGATCATTTGCTTAAAATCGGCGCCGAATTTCAATACTCGGATTTGAGATTCGGTGTGCCGGGGCTGATCTACAGCCCGGGCGGCACCTTGATCGAGCGCCGTTTGGTAAGCACGCCGCTATTTTCGTTTCAAGAGCTTGAAACCTACAAACCCATTGCGTTCTCGGCTTATGCGCAAGATCAAATCGAGTGGCAGGATTTGATTGTGCGCGCGGGCGCGCGCTGGGAATACTTTGACGCGCGCGCGACGTTGCCCAGCGATTTGCAAAATCCGGCGAACGCGATTGCCGGAGCGCCGCTCTCCTCGCCGAAAGCGACCACGGCCAAGTCTTCCCTCGCGCCGCGTATTGGCGTGTCCTATCCCATCTCCACCACCGCGGCGCTGTTCTTTGCATATGGCCATTTCTATCAATATCCCGGTCTCGGCCAGCTCTTCAACAATTCCGACTACTCGCTGTTGAGCGAGCTGCAAGCGGGCGCAAGCAACTACAGCGTGTTCGGCAATCCCGACATCAAGCCCGAGCGCACGGTGCAATATGAATTCGGCTATAAGCACGCCATTACGGATTTTCTCGGCCTTGATTTCAGTATCTTCTACAAGGATATCCGCGACTTGCTCGGCGTCGAGTTCATTTCAACGTATGCGGCGGCGGAATATGCGCGCCTCACGAACGTCGATTTTGGCAACGTGCTGGGCTTTACCATCGCGCTCGATCAACGCCGTCTCGGCCTCATCAGCACCATGCTCGATTATACCTGGCAGCGCGCGCAGGGCAATTCCAGCGATCCGCGCGAAACTGCAACGCGCGCCTCTGCCGGCGAAGACCCGCGGCCGCGCCAGGTGCCTTTGAATTGGGATCAACGCCACACGTTGAACGCGACGATTACGATGGACAAGCCCGGCAATTTTTCCCTCAGCACGATTATTCGCTACGGCGGCGGCCAGCCCTTCACGCCGGAAATCGGATCAGGCTTCGGCGCAGATTTGGAAGCCAACTCCGGACGCAAACCCGCGTTTGTGCTGGTGGATGTGCGGGCAGAAAAGTTTTTCAAATTCGCCGGTTTTAACATGAGTGTGTTTGGGCGCGGATTTAACGTGTTGGACGGCCGTTTCTCTAACGGTTTCGTCTTCAGCAACACTGGCAGCCCGGATTATTCTTTGAATCCTGAGACTGACCGTACGACGCTGGCGGATCCCAATCGCTACTATCCGCCGCGCCGAATTGAAGTGGGGCTGACGGTGGGGGCGAGGTAA